A region from the Salicibibacter cibarius genome encodes:
- a CDS encoding DUF5342 family protein, with translation MLTHFQFKTLKDNWIRKEWKISFFYKGKHCSGIYAQDGTIHWKSKPSEADLKKVEMEVHDLMLYHIYEDHHPGSQT, from the coding sequence TTGCTTACACATTTTCAGTTCAAAACACTTAAAGATAATTGGATTAGGAAGGAATGGAAAATTTCATTTTTTTACAAAGGAAAACATTGCTCAGGAATCTATGCACAAGATGGAACTATCCATTGGAAAAGTAAACCATCTGAAGCGGATTTGAAAAAGGTGGAAATGGAAGTGCACGACTTAATGCTTTATCATATATACGAGGACCACCATCCCGGCAGCCAAACGTGA
- a CDS encoding acylphosphatase encodes MKSIHAIVFGVVQGVGFRNFVQKTAEKNHLYGWVRNRKDGTVEIAAEGEKTSIEQFVQTVKTGSAFSHVERVEIEDDADIQHDRQFSIRG; translated from the coding sequence ATGAAAAGCATTCACGCAATCGTTTTTGGCGTTGTTCAAGGCGTCGGGTTCCGTAATTTTGTACAAAAAACAGCAGAAAAAAACCATCTTTACGGATGGGTAAGAAACCGTAAAGATGGCACAGTCGAGATCGCGGCAGAAGGCGAAAAAACATCGATTGAACAATTTGTCCAAACCGTTAAAACGGGGAGTGCATTTTCACACGTGGAACGTGTTGAGATTGAGGACGATGCTGACATTCAACACGACCGGCAGTTTTCCATCCGAGGATGA
- a CDS encoding ABC transporter ATP-binding protein has protein sequence MALRMENVTKRFGAKTAVDQLFLHIDSGEMFGMLGANGAGKTTTFRMMIGLFDPDDGEVSWNGSPPQSLDARTIGYLPEERGLYTKLKVMEQMIYLGRLRGLSKQDIVAEVDAWLERFHIHHYRKAKVENLSKGNQQKIQFIAAVLHRPQLLILDEPFSGLDPINVDLLKKAVVKLKNEGTTIVFSSHDMKHVESLCENLCIMDEGKPVVHGKLSDIKRTYEKRKLHIRADFSLSFLEDIDGVLQMTVGAEETTLTIRDETIAEDIFARLQKYGYVRHFSVEEPTLHDIFVEKVGRTYA, from the coding sequence ATGGCTTTGCGAATGGAGAACGTTACGAAAAGGTTTGGAGCAAAAACAGCGGTCGATCAATTATTTTTACATATTGACTCCGGTGAAATGTTTGGAATGTTGGGGGCGAACGGTGCCGGAAAAACAACGACCTTCCGCATGATGATCGGTTTGTTTGACCCCGATGACGGCGAAGTTTCTTGGAATGGAAGTCCTCCACAATCGTTGGATGCGCGCACAATTGGTTATTTGCCGGAAGAGAGGGGTTTGTATACGAAACTGAAAGTGATGGAGCAGATGATCTATCTTGGGCGTTTGCGCGGTCTTTCCAAGCAAGATATTGTAGCCGAAGTGGATGCTTGGCTGGAGCGTTTTCATATTCATCATTATCGGAAAGCTAAAGTGGAAAACCTTTCAAAAGGCAATCAACAAAAAATACAGTTCATTGCCGCTGTTTTGCATCGTCCGCAGCTCTTGATATTGGATGAGCCTTTTAGCGGTTTGGACCCCATTAACGTCGATTTGCTGAAAAAGGCGGTTGTCAAACTAAAAAACGAAGGGACAACCATCGTTTTCTCCAGTCACGATATGAAGCATGTGGAGTCCCTTTGCGAAAATCTATGCATTATGGATGAAGGCAAACCAGTCGTCCATGGAAAATTAAGTGACATCAAACGTACATATGAAAAACGTAAACTCCATATTCGCGCGGATTTTTCGCTTTCGTTTTTGGAGGACATCGATGGCGTGTTGCAAATGACCGTTGGTGCCGAAGAGACGACGCTTACGATTCGTGATGAAACCATAGCAGAGGATATCTTCGCCCGACTTCAGAAGTACGGGTATGTACGCCATTTTTCCGTGGAAGAACCAACGTTGCATGACATTTTCGTTGAAAAGGTGGGCCGAACGTATGCGTAA
- a CDS encoding DUF445 family protein, with protein sequence MNGWLLLLFTALLAAVIGFITNVIAVAMLFRPRKPIFIGSWQLPFTPGLIPKRHEDIANHLGRIMMEHLLTVEGLQGRLTEQQFQDEVNTWVKEGVKKWLSSEERSLREITEHYSSWSAPDRKVEQRIKGLISDRIDTYWGEMQAQTIEEIIPDDWSQKGRDIIPSVAHGILQRLRVYLYSKEGKAQVQSTIQTFIRRRGSIVQMLDSFVRTEKMVERVYPEVVDALTSQDIENWLQKKLHEEYDKVLKKKGSDLVSVETVENYRVDLTDFAMNQIPIDEVFHKPVKEWAEKIDFSYVDQVSDTVIHQAGRFLEVNMSGILKSLRLDHVVTEQVKAFPLDRLEAIVVNISNRELRMIKFLGGILGGVIGIVQGLLILFLI encoded by the coding sequence ATGAACGGCTGGTTACTTTTATTATTTACGGCTTTATTGGCGGCCGTTATCGGGTTTATAACGAATGTTATTGCCGTTGCCATGCTTTTTCGACCACGAAAACCCATCTTCATTGGTTCGTGGCAATTACCGTTTACCCCGGGATTAATTCCTAAACGCCACGAGGACATCGCGAACCATCTGGGAAGGATTATGATGGAACATTTGTTAACGGTGGAAGGTTTGCAAGGGCGATTAACCGAACAGCAATTTCAAGACGAGGTTAATACATGGGTAAAAGAAGGAGTAAAAAAATGGCTGTCGAGCGAAGAGCGCTCGCTCCGGGAAATAACGGAACATTACAGTTCATGGTCGGCACCTGATCGGAAAGTGGAACAACGCATCAAGGGTCTGATATCCGATCGGATTGATACTTATTGGGGAGAAATGCAAGCACAGACGATCGAGGAGATCATTCCCGATGACTGGAGCCAAAAAGGCAGAGATATCATCCCGAGCGTTGCTCACGGGATCTTACAACGTTTGCGTGTTTATTTATATTCAAAAGAGGGAAAAGCACAAGTTCAATCGACCATCCAGACGTTTATTCGAAGGCGCGGTTCAATTGTTCAAATGTTGGACTCGTTTGTGCGAACGGAAAAGATGGTCGAGCGCGTGTACCCTGAAGTTGTAGATGCTTTGACGTCTCAGGATATTGAAAATTGGTTACAAAAAAAACTTCATGAAGAGTATGATAAGGTTTTGAAGAAAAAAGGAAGCGACTTAGTTTCCGTGGAAACAGTGGAGAATTATCGCGTGGATCTTACAGATTTTGCGATGAATCAAATTCCCATCGACGAAGTATTTCACAAACCGGTGAAAGAATGGGCGGAAAAGATCGATTTCAGTTACGTAGACCAAGTTTCCGATACGGTCATCCACCAGGCCGGTCGTTTTTTGGAAGTGAATATGAGCGGCATTTTAAAATCACTACGTCTCGACCATGTTGTAACGGAGCAAGTGAAAGCATTTCCGTTGGATCGCTTGGAAGCAATTGTCGTGAACATCTCCAACCGGGAGTTACGGATGATTAAATTTTTAGGAGGGATTTTGGGAGGAGTTATCGGGATTGTCCAAGGATTGCTTATACTGTTTCTTATATAA
- a CDS encoding SpoVR family protein, with amino-acid sequence MPVGELRQLEDKIEAITEIAKGFGLDFFPMRYEVCPADIIYTFGAYGMPTRFSHWSFGKQFYKMKVQYDLGLSKIYELVINSNPCYAFLLNNNSLIQNQLIVAHVLAHSDFFKNNYRFRLTRQDMVESMGATAERIAAYEHEHGKQEVETFLDAVLAIQEHVDPSMNIRRREEEQKDEVSDPVSTPYADLWERDRPANPQEKKKKQKFPVDPEKDVMWFIEENSLELEEWQRDIMTMMREEMLYFWPQMETKIMNEGWASYWHARIMREMDLTSAEAIEFSQLNANVIMPSKTSINPYYLGLKLFEDIEERYNNPDEEMKERGVTPGGGRDKIFEVRELETDQSFIRNYLTKDFVEREDLYVFAKKGSNYEVVDKDWTNIRDELVASRVNGGFPHITVTNGDYLKAGELLLTHNYEGTELDVTYLEKTLPYIYQLWGRPIHLETVIQAKPTVFTYDGRRVQRKTT; translated from the coding sequence ATGCCTGTAGGTGAGTTGCGTCAATTGGAAGATAAAATTGAAGCTATTACAGAAATCGCCAAAGGATTTGGCTTGGATTTTTTTCCGATGCGTTATGAGGTTTGTCCGGCGGATATCATTTATACATTCGGGGCTTATGGAATGCCGACGCGTTTTTCCCATTGGAGCTTTGGGAAACAATTTTACAAGATGAAGGTGCAGTATGATTTAGGGTTGAGCAAAATTTATGAACTTGTCATTAATTCTAATCCTTGCTATGCATTTTTATTAAATAACAACAGTTTAATCCAGAATCAATTAATCGTTGCCCATGTTTTGGCACATAGTGATTTTTTTAAAAACAATTACCGTTTTCGGCTCACGAGGCAAGATATGGTGGAAAGTATGGGTGCGACGGCTGAACGAATTGCAGCATACGAACATGAACACGGGAAACAAGAAGTCGAAACGTTTTTGGATGCGGTGCTTGCGATTCAAGAGCATGTCGATCCGAGTATGAACATTCGCAGGCGTGAAGAGGAGCAAAAAGACGAGGTAAGCGATCCGGTCTCGACGCCGTACGCGGATTTATGGGAACGGGATCGGCCTGCGAATCCGCAAGAGAAGAAGAAAAAACAAAAGTTTCCGGTAGATCCCGAGAAGGATGTCATGTGGTTTATTGAAGAGAACAGTTTGGAATTGGAAGAGTGGCAACGGGACATTATGACGATGATGCGAGAAGAAATGCTCTATTTTTGGCCGCAGATGGAAACGAAAATCATGAACGAGGGTTGGGCATCGTATTGGCATGCACGCATTATGCGTGAGATGGACTTAACCTCAGCCGAGGCCATTGAATTTTCCCAATTGAATGCGAATGTCATTATGCCTTCGAAAACGTCCATAAACCCTTATTACTTGGGGTTAAAACTATTTGAAGATATTGAGGAACGCTACAACAACCCTGATGAGGAGATGAAGGAAAGAGGGGTGACGCCCGGAGGAGGACGGGATAAGATCTTTGAGGTAAGAGAATTAGAGACGGACCAGTCATTTATTCGCAATTATTTAACGAAAGATTTCGTCGAACGGGAAGACTTGTATGTGTTTGCAAAGAAGGGCAGCAATTATGAAGTAGTCGATAAAGATTGGACGAACATCCGTGATGAATTGGTAGCTTCCCGGGTGAATGGTGGTTTCCCCCATATCACAGTAACCAACGGGGATTATTTGAAAGCCGGTGAGCTGCTTTTGACCCATAATTATGAAGGGACGGAACTGGATGTTACGTATTTGGAGAAAACGCTTCCTTACATTTACCAACTATGGGGCCGTCCCATTCATTTGGAAACCGTCATTCAAGCAAAGCCGACCGTTTTCACATATGACGGCCGGCGTGTGCAGCGAAAAACGACGTGA
- a CDS encoding acyl-CoA dehydrogenase family protein produces the protein MNFQLTKEQQMIRDTVRDFAEAEIAPKAEEIDRSARFPEEIFKKMGSLGIMGIPVAEKYGGAGADTISYALAVEEVGKACGGTGLSYAASVSLGAGPLDSFGSEDQKQDYLVPIAKGDSLGAFGLTEPNAGSDAGGTKTTAVKKEGRYVINGEKCWITNASYAKAVIITAVSGKKENGKNIVSAFIVPTGTPGFQITTPYEKMGVRGSNTTELVLTDVEIPEENVLGNPEKGFGQFLHTLDGGRISIGALALGIAEGAYQKALAFAKERKQFGHKISEFQAIQFKLADMAMDIELARTMVHKAAWLKDQKKPFKKEGAFAKLFASEMATRVCNQALQIHGGSGYMREFGIERMLRDTKLMEIGEGTSEIQRMVISREIGCP, from the coding sequence ATGAACTTTCAATTAACGAAGGAACAGCAGATGATTCGGGACACGGTTCGGGATTTTGCGGAAGCGGAAATTGCGCCGAAAGCTGAAGAGATTGATCGCAGTGCCCGCTTTCCCGAAGAAATATTTAAAAAAATGGGATCATTGGGGATTATGGGTATTCCGGTTGCCGAAAAATATGGCGGTGCGGGGGCAGACACCATTTCTTATGCATTGGCCGTGGAAGAGGTTGGCAAAGCTTGTGGAGGCACGGGGCTCAGTTACGCCGCGTCGGTTTCACTTGGAGCAGGGCCGTTGGATTCATTCGGATCGGAAGACCAAAAACAAGACTATTTGGTGCCGATTGCAAAAGGGGATTCTTTAGGCGCATTTGGCCTTACCGAACCGAACGCAGGCTCTGACGCAGGCGGCACGAAAACGACGGCCGTGAAAAAAGAAGGCCGCTACGTCATTAATGGCGAAAAATGTTGGATTACCAATGCCTCCTATGCAAAAGCAGTTATCATTACCGCGGTGAGCGGAAAGAAAGAAAACGGTAAAAACATCGTTTCCGCGTTTATTGTTCCAACGGGGACGCCGGGGTTTCAGATTACAACCCCGTATGAAAAAATGGGCGTGCGCGGATCCAATACAACGGAGTTAGTTTTAACAGATGTGGAAATTCCGGAAGAAAACGTGTTGGGTAATCCGGAAAAAGGGTTCGGACAGTTTCTCCATACGCTTGATGGCGGACGAATCTCGATTGGCGCGCTTGCTTTGGGGATTGCTGAAGGGGCTTACCAAAAAGCGCTTGCCTTTGCAAAGGAACGTAAACAATTCGGCCATAAAATAAGCGAGTTTCAAGCGATTCAATTCAAGCTCGCGGATATGGCGATGGACATTGAGTTGGCAAGGACAATGGTTCATAAAGCCGCTTGGTTAAAAGATCAGAAAAAACCTTTTAAAAAAGAAGGGGCTTTTGCTAAATTATTTGCTTCGGAAATGGCAACAAGGGTGTGCAATCAAGCGCTGCAAATCCATGGCGGCTCCGGATATATGCGTGAATTCGGAATTGAACGAATGCTAAGGGACACGAAATTAATGGAAATCGGTGAAGGGACGTCGGAAATTCAACGCATGGTTATATCAAGAGAAATCGGTTGTCCGTAA
- a CDS encoding YhzD family protein produces MDYALTVFDKSGEVLLNESYTFDTDREAIEHGRNRLEEESYMTTTHRLVRSGKLLLFYR; encoded by the coding sequence ATGGATTATGCCTTAACTGTATTCGATAAAAGCGGGGAAGTTTTGCTCAACGAATCTTATACCTTCGATACAGACCGGGAAGCGATAGAGCATGGCCGGAACCGGTTGGAGGAAGAATCGTATATGACAACGACGCATCGTCTCGTGCGTTCCGGGAAATTGTTGTTATTTTATCGTTAA
- a CDS encoding HAD-IIB family hydrolase encodes MNYRLLALAVDGAILKDNSRLSRTTKEAIEFVRNKGVYATLVTHRSYQQANKIAKALRMEHEMICYGGALIAGRADKPLYAQRMPVEMARDITFELERFGCQIVVEHENFELTNRLHQPQNLLGKMTVSVSESLFYPQTVVEHMSEHIDLHRIAPLRMKVDFDANEEKEAAINHLQSIIPGLSVVEQEGDIPSVHLKMKEANKSETLLYLGHELGIHPEEMVAVAAKTEDEEMLNAVGLGVAMGQSSLHLRKSADWVTRSNDQDGLAYMIKEVFRKQMNVSQQHH; translated from the coding sequence TTGAACTATCGGTTATTGGCCCTGGCTGTTGACGGAGCTATTTTAAAAGACAACAGCCGGTTATCAAGAACAACGAAGGAAGCGATTGAATTTGTGCGGAATAAAGGGGTTTACGCGACTCTCGTTACCCATCGCTCCTATCAGCAAGCGAATAAAATCGCCAAAGCGTTGAGAATGGAGCACGAAATGATTTGCTACGGAGGCGCCCTTATCGCCGGACGGGCGGATAAACCGCTTTATGCCCAACGTATGCCGGTGGAAATGGCTCGGGATATCACTTTTGAATTGGAGCGATTCGGATGTCAAATTGTTGTCGAACATGAAAATTTTGAGTTGACAAATCGCCTGCACCAGCCTCAAAACTTGCTCGGGAAGATGACAGTTAGCGTGAGCGAATCTTTATTTTATCCGCAGACGGTCGTTGAACATATGAGTGAACATATCGATTTGCATCGCATAGCCCCGTTACGAATGAAAGTTGATTTTGATGCCAATGAAGAAAAAGAAGCGGCCATTAATCATCTGCAAAGCATTATCCCGGGATTAAGCGTTGTGGAGCAAGAAGGGGATATTCCTTCCGTTCATTTAAAGATGAAAGAAGCAAACAAGTCAGAAACGCTGCTTTATCTTGGCCATGAACTCGGCATCCACCCTGAGGAGATGGTTGCGGTGGCCGCAAAGACGGAAGATGAAGAGATGTTGAATGCAGTCGGTTTGGGCGTAGCCATGGGACAGTCATCTCTCCATCTGCGAAAAAGCGCGGATTGGGTGACGAGATCAAATGATCAGGATGGGCTTGCCTATATGATTAAAGAAGTGTTCAGAAAGCAAATGAACGTATCACAACAACATCATTAA
- a CDS encoding YlbF family regulator: MAENLQDKAHELAKALRESDEFQALQALHEEVEEDDVASRMLSNFRKVQLDLQDKQMQGEQPTEEEISQAQKQFEMVQQHDVISRLMEEEQRMSTVIGDMNKIITEPLESLYGTPEDEQNQ, encoded by the coding sequence ATGGCTGAAAATTTACAAGACAAAGCACATGAATTAGCAAAAGCATTAAGGGAGAGCGATGAATTTCAGGCATTGCAAGCGTTGCACGAAGAAGTGGAGGAAGATGACGTTGCAAGCCGAATGCTCTCGAATTTCCGCAAAGTTCAATTGGATTTGCAGGATAAGCAAATGCAAGGAGAGCAACCCACGGAGGAAGAAATCAGCCAAGCCCAAAAGCAATTTGAAATGGTGCAGCAGCATGACGTCATTTCCAGGCTAATGGAAGAAGAACAACGAATGAGCACAGTCATCGGCGACATGAATAAAATCATTACGGAACCGTTGGAATCGCTGTATGGTACACCTGAAGATGAGCAAAACCAATAA
- a CDS encoding acyl-CoA carboxylase subunit beta, whose amino-acid sequence MEVTMTEHKYKNIIETIEQGGPERYHKSNEDKGKRFVRERLRMLLDEDAHVLEDGKFANVQAGDLPADGVITGIGTIHGQQVCFMANDSTVKAGSWGARTVEKIIRIQEQAENLRCPMFYLVDSAGARITDQVEMFPGRRGAGRIFHNQVHLSGQIPQVCLLFGPSAAGGAYIPAFCDVVIMVEENASMYLGSPRMAEMVIGEKVSLEEMGGAEMHCSVSGCGDVLAVDEPTAIEKARQYITYFPENYREKTRASTAKAPVDGGKDLADLIPKNQNAPFDMYKLIEQLIDADSFFEMKRLFAPELITGLARMNGEVVGIIANQPKAKGGVLFHDSADKAARFINLCDAFNIPLLFLADVPGFMIGTKVEQAGIIRHGAKMISAMSSATVPKISVIVRKAYGAGLYAMAGPAFEPDYCVALPTAQIAVMGPEAAVNAVYAKRIAELPEEERSTYISEKRKEYQENIDIYRLGSELVVDDIVEPANLRQTLISRFQAYASKKMSAPDKKHRVDPV is encoded by the coding sequence ATGGAGGTAACGATGACAGAGCATAAATATAAAAACATTATAGAAACAATTGAACAGGGTGGTCCTGAACGTTATCACAAAAGCAATGAAGATAAAGGCAAACGTTTTGTGCGGGAACGATTGCGCATGCTTCTGGATGAAGATGCACACGTGCTCGAAGATGGGAAATTCGCGAATGTCCAAGCCGGTGATTTACCGGCGGATGGCGTGATTACCGGCATTGGCACAATTCATGGACAACAAGTATGTTTTATGGCCAATGATTCCACCGTTAAAGCCGGGTCTTGGGGCGCCCGTACCGTCGAAAAAATCATTCGTATCCAGGAACAGGCCGAAAACCTGCGCTGTCCGATGTTTTACCTTGTTGATTCAGCCGGTGCGCGCATTACCGATCAAGTTGAAATGTTTCCCGGGCGGCGGGGAGCAGGGCGTATTTTCCATAATCAAGTGCATCTGTCCGGCCAAATTCCGCAAGTCTGTCTGCTCTTCGGCCCATCGGCGGCCGGTGGTGCTTATATTCCGGCGTTTTGCGATGTTGTGATCATGGTGGAGGAAAATGCGTCCATGTACTTGGGGTCTCCGCGCATGGCGGAAATGGTGATTGGCGAGAAAGTCAGTTTGGAAGAGATGGGCGGCGCAGAAATGCATTGCAGCGTTTCCGGATGTGGGGACGTTCTTGCTGTTGATGAGCCTACAGCAATCGAAAAAGCACGCCAATATATCACATATTTTCCTGAAAACTATCGTGAAAAAACAAGGGCATCGACTGCGAAAGCGCCGGTTGACGGGGGCAAAGATTTGGCGGATCTGATTCCGAAAAATCAAAATGCCCCATTTGATATGTATAAACTCATTGAACAATTGATTGATGCAGACAGTTTTTTTGAAATGAAGCGTTTATTTGCACCGGAATTAATCACGGGATTGGCTCGAATGAACGGGGAAGTAGTAGGCATTATCGCCAATCAACCAAAAGCGAAGGGCGGTGTTCTTTTTCACGATTCCGCAGACAAAGCGGCACGTTTCATAAACCTTTGTGATGCCTTTAATATTCCACTGCTGTTCCTTGCGGACGTGCCCGGCTTTATGATCGGCACAAAGGTTGAGCAGGCCGGGATCATTCGACACGGAGCAAAAATGATTTCGGCTATGTCAAGCGCTACTGTCCCGAAAATATCCGTCATCGTTCGAAAAGCTTACGGTGCCGGTTTATACGCAATGGCAGGCCCTGCCTTCGAACCCGATTATTGTGTGGCACTCCCGACGGCGCAAATCGCTGTTATGGGACCCGAGGCAGCGGTGAATGCGGTTTATGCCAAAAGAATAGCCGAACTGCCTGAAGAAGAACGAAGCACATACATTTCAGAAAAACGCAAAGAGTACCAAGAAAATATTGATATTTATCGATTGGGCTCCGAACTTGTCGTCGATGACATCGTTGAACCTGCAAATTTAAGACAGACACTCATATCAAGATTTCAAGCGTATGCAAGTAAGAAAATGTCGGCACCGGACAAAAAGCATAGGGTTGATCCGGTATAA
- a CDS encoding alpha/beta-type small acid-soluble spore protein, with the protein MASNNSNQLVVPGVEQALDQMKYEIAQEFNVQLGGESTSRSNGSVGGEITKRLVQMAEQQMNGYQR; encoded by the coding sequence ATGGCAAGCAACAATTCAAACCAACTTGTTGTACCTGGCGTTGAACAGGCACTCGATCAAATGAAATATGAAATTGCACAAGAGTTCAATGTGCAGCTTGGTGGCGAATCCACATCCCGTTCTAACGGCTCTGTAGGTGGGGAAATCACTAAGCGTTTGGTTCAGATGGCCGAGCAACAAATGAACGGCTATCAGCGATAA
- a CDS encoding LemA family protein: protein MGFAIILGILIVVTLLVWFIGYSVLLKFVTRMETRWQRIMHLLSRVEQSTNDFLALLDQYGKLPAGTTESLEKVMEDMQDPANERGDQLHAFGILNDRMTFLFEQMDDDEDLNDPELVEISEDLNTTLTLLETASQSYNYAVEKYNKSLTVTPTKYVANVHQFKPQLMVDETVHRLSSSDHAI from the coding sequence TTGGGATTTGCAATTATACTCGGCATTTTAATTGTCGTCACTCTGCTCGTATGGTTTATCGGCTATTCGGTGCTTTTAAAATTTGTTACCCGCATGGAAACACGATGGCAGCGGATTATGCACTTGCTTTCACGTGTGGAACAGTCCACGAATGACTTTTTGGCCCTCCTTGACCAGTATGGAAAATTACCGGCCGGAACGACAGAATCACTTGAAAAAGTCATGGAAGATATGCAGGACCCGGCAAATGAACGCGGCGATCAATTGCATGCTTTCGGTATTTTAAACGATCGGATGACGTTTTTATTCGAACAAATGGATGATGATGAAGATTTAAATGACCCTGAACTTGTGGAGATCAGCGAAGACTTGAATACGACGCTTACATTGTTGGAAACTGCCAGCCAGTCTTATAACTATGCCGTTGAAAAATACAATAAAAGCCTCACTGTTACTCCGACGAAATATGTGGCAAACGTCCATCAATTCAAACCGCAGCTTATGGTCGATGAAACCGTTCACCGTTTATCATCAAGCGACCACGCGATATAA
- a CDS encoding acetyl-CoA carboxylase biotin carboxyl carrier protein subunit has product MTKIEASMAGNLWKVLKQEGDTVEVGEEVAILESMKMEIPIEAETGGEIKAVMKAEGEFVDEGEALFEIG; this is encoded by the coding sequence ATGACAAAAATTGAAGCAAGCATGGCAGGGAACTTATGGAAAGTTCTGAAACAAGAAGGAGATACTGTCGAGGTTGGCGAAGAGGTGGCGATTTTGGAATCGATGAAAATGGAAATTCCAATAGAGGCCGAAACCGGTGGTGAGATTAAAGCCGTCATGAAGGCAGAAGGCGAGTTTGTTGACGAAGGAGAAGCGCTATTCGAAATCGGATAA